In Zingiber officinale cultivar Zhangliang chromosome 8B, Zo_v1.1, whole genome shotgun sequence, a single genomic region encodes these proteins:
- the LOC122017865 gene encoding putative disease resistance protein RGA3 yields MAMVLDFFVSKFIKDTSDMVEKEIFKVLGVDKEIKTLQVWLRTINGYLRQAEQKRQGNDEIDIWVRKLKDIMYDVDDVIDLCMIEGGKLLTAQVSSSSSTVSIPYNYLISCFKCLKYRHDIANQIISLNSRLEGLKNDAVIKNNLDQAIKEPVENANKVVFAHETSHLQVEGDIVGMQIENATEKLISLILENNPKKTRVFGVVGTGGIGKSTLASKIFEDERIKENFPKRKWLYVSKNYIETDLLKKLIRFEEGSETKGETFEGKSKAELENKLVTVLTRNTFIVLDDVWNSIVWTDFLRKPIVKCASSCTILITSRKEKVVTNMRPKYIHPVEKMNEESGWNLLKHLAFEGEEEDEISSLEEIGSKLVKKCDGLPLAIKAIGGVLYQQNKAKWEEVLESDVWKMDQIEEELRPLYLSYEDLTSRLKQCFLYCSLYSQKGMYYKEIVQFWIAEGLIMDDVPTEKKKTMEDIGEEIYRELIWRNVLEADAIVDVSKDYFSMHDHFRSLGAHLMREEGILYRHGREFKTDDNIKIRRLSVSNMGSKLVLPSQILKQGCLRTLILMDSRKTKTIEDSVLQELSCLRVLDLTSTSIEKIPDCIGDLLHLRYLDLDGTNIHEIPKTIGNLVNLQTLNISECQYLERLTESITMLHNLRCLEMRDTPLLTYVPKGIGKLGNFYNLQGFLVGQNDSTTDKGCDLEELKNLSKLRGISIYRLERAERGASALADKPFLKQLTLGWMQPDKDDTDEEDESEGSEEEEANEGGADDTVASESEADANDDEDAGNEKGDGNDDSSKQENENEEAEEVGNETEDETEEDEAEEEEKGWSDEQISKAERICNEMSQPSSSIEDLLFVEYPGRQLPSWMICSSLAEFFPNLAYLKLLGLPCCTELPPLGTLPQLKYLSIERASAITTIGSRFLGSRSSAFPKLEVLQLEDMPRWEEWTFDGVEELTGHGTPLSVKLFPSLRDCVLIDCPKLRALPADLYRATDLNELCLRQTYQLGEIINLPMAYKLEVTNGSGLKKISNISSVRYLEVDNCPNLECVENIGKLQHLVLICSEEMEQLPQWLSVLIEQHNNTSSTHRSLRKFEMQCSLKLLKTCLEGNENWDIIKQIPIVKVTTYSEKEYIRYTKDPYMYDPHVPAN; encoded by the coding sequence ATGGCGATGGTTTTAGATTTTTTTGTCTCAAAATTCATCAAAGACACATCAGACATGGTGGAGAAGGAAATCTTTAAGGTGCTCGGCGTTGACAAAGAGATAAAAACCCTCCAAGTTTGGTTGAGAACGATCAATGGTTATCTTCGTCAAGCAGAGCAAAAGAGACAAGGAAATGATGAAATTGATATATGGGTAAGGAAGTTAAAAGATATCATGTATGATGTTGATGATGTTATTGATCTTTGTATGATCGAAGGGGGGAAATTATTGACAGCTCAAGTCTCTTCAAGTTCATCGACTGTAAGCATCCCTTACAACTATCTCATTTCATGTTTTAAGTGTCTTAAGTATCGCCATGATATTGCCAACCAAATTATATCTTTGAATAGTCGATTAGAAGGTCTAAAAAATGATGCtgttatcaaaaataatttagatcAAGCAATAAAAGAACCAGTTGAAAATGCTAACAAAGTAGTATTTGCACATGAAACATCTCACTTACAAGTGGAAGGAGATATTGTTGGGATGCAAATTGAAAATGCAACTGAGAAGCTAATTAGTTTGATACTTGAGAATAACCCAAAGAAAACTCGTGTGTTTGGAGTTGTGGGGACTGGGGGAATTGGAAAAAGCACTTTAGCAAGTAAAATATTTGAGGATGAACGGATCAAAGAGAATTTTCCAAAAAGAAAATGGTTGTATGTCTCTAAGAACTACATTGAAACTGATTTATTAAAGAAGTTGATTAGATTTGAGGAAGGAAGTGAAACTAAAGGGGAAACTTTTGAAGGAAAAAGTAAAGCAGAACTGGAGAACAAACTTGTGACTGTCCTCACAAGGAACACTTTCATTGTGTTAGATGATGTCTGGAATTCAATTGTGTGGACAGATTTCTTGAGGAAACCTATAGTTAAATGTGCTAGTAGTTGTACGATCCTAATTACATCTAGAAAGGAAAAGGTTGTAACGAATATGAGACCAAAATATATTCACCCAGTTGAAAAAATGAATGAAGAAAGTGGttggaatttgcttaaacatttagCGTttgaaggcgaagaagaagatgagatatCAAGTTTGGAAGAAATAGGGAGTAAACTTGTTAAAAAATGTGATGGATTACCTCTTGCAATTAAAGCTATCGGAGGGGTCCTATACCAGCAAAATAAAGCAAAATGGGAGGAGGTTCTTGAAAGCGATGTATGGAAGATGGACCAGATTGAAGAAGAATTAAGGCCTTTATACTTGAGTTATGAAGACTTAACATCTAGATTAAAACAATGTTTCCTTTATTGCTCTTTGTACTCTCAAAAAGGTATGTATTATAAGGAAATTGTTCAGTTTTGGATAGCTGAAGGTCTTATTATGGATGATGTtccaactgaaaaaaaaaaaacgatgGAAGATATAGGGGAGGAGATCTATAGGGAGTTAATATGGAGGAATGTCTTAGAAGCTGATGCAATTGTAGATGTGTCCAAAGATTACTTTTCTATGCATGATCACTTCCGGTCTCTCGGTGCACATTTAATGAGAGAGGAAGGGATTTTATATCGACATGGTAGAGAGTTCAAAACAGATGATAATATAAAGATCCGTCGGTTATCGGTCTCTAATATGGGGTCCAAGCTAGTGTTACCCTCTCAAATTCTAAAACAAGGTTGTTTGAGAACTTTGATTCTCATGGACTCCCGGAAAACTAAGACTATTGAAGATAGTGTACTGCAAGAATTATCATGCTTACGAGTTTTGGATCTCACTAGCACATCCATTGAAAAAATTCCAGATTGCATTGGGGATTTATTGCATTTAAGATATTTAGATCTTGATGGGACAAACATTCACGAGATTCCAAAGACTATTGGGAATCTTGTAAATCTTCAGACTCTAAATATCTCCGAGTGTCAGTACTTGGAAAGGCTTACTGAGTCCATCACTATGTTGCATAATCTAAGATGTCTTGAGATGAGAGATACTCCACTGCTGACTTATGTGCCCAAGGGAATTGGAAAGCTGGGAAATTTCTATAATCTTCAGGGATTTCTGGTGGGGCAGAATGACTCAACCACTGACAAAGGCTGTGACTTGGAAGAGCTGAAAAATCTCTCCAAGTTGAGAGGCATAAGCATTTACAGGCTTGAGAGGGCAGAAAGAGGAGCCTCTGCACTTGCAGACAAACCTTTCCTTAAGCAGCTAACGCTGGGATGGATGCAACCAGATAAGGATGATACAGACGAGGAGGATGAATCAGAAGgttcggaggaagaagaggctaATGAAGGAGGCGCCGATGATACAGTCGCTTCAGAGTCAGAAGCTGATGCCAATGATGATGAAGATGCAGGCAATGAGAAGGGGGATGGCAATGATGATAGCTCCAaacaagaaaatgaaaatgaGGAAGCAGAAGAAGTAGGCAACGAAACAGAAGACGAAACTGAGGAGGACGAggcggaggaagaagaaaaaggatgGAGCGATGAGCAAATTAGCAAAGCCGAGAGGATATGCAATGAAATGTCTCAGCCTTCATCAAGCATAGAAGACCTTCTCTTCGTTGAGTATCCGGGACGACAGCTCCCGAGCTGGATGATATGCTCTTCCCTGGCTGAATTTTTTCCAAATTTGGCATATTTGAAGCTCCTTGGTTTGCCATGTTGTACAGAGCTCCCTCCCTTGGGCACACTGCCCCAGCTGAAGTACCTCAGTATTGAACGGGCAAGCGCAATAACCACCATCGGTTCTCGATTCCTCGGATCAAGAAGCTCTGCATTTCCCAAACTTGAAGTGCTCCAATTAGAAGACATGCCTAGATGGGAGGAATGGACGTTCGATGGAGTAGAGGAGTTAACTGGTCATGGAACACCTCTTTCAGTGAAGTTGTTTCCAAGTCTCAGGGATTGTGTTCTCATCGACTGTCCAAAGCTAAGGGCTCTTCCTGCAGATCTCTACCGCGCCACCGACTTAAATGAATTGTGCCTGCGACAAACGTATCAGCTAGGAGAAATAATCAATCTCCCTATGGCGTACAAACTCGAGGTGACAAATGGCAGTGGGTTGAAGAAGATATCCAACATCTCCTCAGTAAGATATCTTGAGGTTGATAATTGTCCCAACTTGGAGTGCGTGGAAAATATTGGCAAGCTGCAGCATTTGGTGTTGATATGTTCAGAGGAAATGGAACAGCTCCCGCAGTGGTTATCGGTCTTGATCGAGCAGCATAACAACACATCAAGCACTCACAGGAGTCTCAGAAAATTCGAGATGCAATGCAGCCTGAAACTACTGAAGACCTGTCTTGAGGGCAACGAAAATTGGGACATCATCAAGCAAATTCCTATTGTCAAAGTCACAACATATTCTGAAAAAGAATATATACGCTATACCAAGGATCCCTACATGTATGATCCGCACGTTCCTGCTAATTGA